CCGTTTTTATTGTTGGCGCCATTCATTCTGTCCGTTGCCTCTATCGCAATTCCTATCTCTGAAGATGCCATATCGATCATTGGAATAAAGTGGCTGACTTTCCTGTTGAGAATGTCCGGTGAAATTTTTTGAACTTCTTTCTTTTGAATGTCTGTATCCAGACCATGAACAGAAATACCATGAATATCCGGCGGTATATTGTCTGCCGGTTTCAAACCAAAAAGGAACGGATTTATGGGTTTCTCTGTCGCAGTCTCCCGTATTTCAAAATGAAGATGAGTGCCGTATGAACGGCCTGTGTTACCCATTACGCCGAGTACTTTCCCTTTCTGAATTTTAAACAATGTTTTGGGTAAGTTAAAATCTACGGTATAGGATGACCTTGCTTTTTGGACATTACGTGTGTATTCTTCAATTTCTTTCTCAAATTCATCCAGATGGGCATAAACTGTGGTATAACCTGCGTCGGGATGCACAACATAAATTGCTCTGCCATAACCATTTGGACGCACCACGATCCGATGAATGTATCCATCTGCTACACAATATATTTTATCTGTTGCATTTTCAGATGAAGGTTTTATATCTAATCCGGCGTGAAAATGGGTACTACGTAATTCGCCAAAATTTCCCGCTAACAAAAAATTGTAGTTTACCGGACTCCTGAAATACTGCTGCATTTGTGATATAGGTATTTGTGCCGATAGGGTTTGGGTGCCAATAATCAAACAAATCTTAAAAACCAAAAATAGTCTTAATACATTCACAAGCATCTATTGTCCTTTTTCGAGTTCTGATTCTATAATGCGGGAGATTTTACGCAATGCAGATGAAGTGCTTATTTTTGAATGGCTGATATCGTTTAAGAGTTGATTGTATGTATCCCTTATCAAAACATTTCCAAAAATATACTGCTCCAGCAAATGAATTACCTGCCTCGAAAACCATCTGCTTTCCTGTTGTTTTCTTTTTTGCACGAAATAACCACTTTTTTTACTCTCTTCCAGATACAGCATAATCGTGTCATAAACTTCTTCTAATCCCTTCCCTTCCAAAGCAGAAGCTAATAATACAGGTTGGTGCCATTCAGCAATAGGGTGATGAAATAGTTGCAATGCATTGGTGTATGATGCTTTGGTTTGTTTTGCCAGTTCCAGATGATGTCCGTCTGATTTATTAATCACAAAGATATCAGCTGTTTCTACGATGCCTCTTTTGATACCTTGTATTTCATCCCCTGCACCCGGTTGGAGTAACAAAACAGATAGGTCTGACATATTATTCACTTCTGTTTCAGACTGACCAACGCCAACGGTTTCGATAATAGTAATATTAAACCCAGTCGCCTCGCAAAGTAAAATAGCATCTTTGGTGGCTGCAGCAGTACCTCCGAGCGTATTTCCTGTCGGCGTAGGTCTGATATACACATTTTCGGAAACAGATAATGATTCCATCCTTGTCTTATCGCCCAGGATGCTTCCCTTCGTCTGCTGACTGCTAGGATCTATGGCCAAAACTGCGAGACGGTAGCCATTGGACAAAATGAATTGGCCAAATGTTTCGATAAATGTACTCTTTCCTACTCCGGGCGTACCCGTGATTCCTATACGTATAGTTTGATTAAGAATGGTTTCTTTATGAGTCGTTTCAAATGCCCAATCCAAAATGAGAGCGGCCATTTTTTTCTTTTGTTCATTCTGACTTTCCGCAAGCGTGATTGCTTCACTCAGGATATATTTGTTTCCATTCTGCAAACCATTGATGTAATAGTCCAGATCCTTGTTTCCTAATCTTTTTGGGGTATATTCAGGGTTGAATCCTGAAGAAATATGTGATGAATTTTCTTGTGACATAATTAAGACTGAATAACAAAGATAGTATTATTTTTTGTTAGAAATTCTAATATAACTAACTGAGTTTGTATAACATAACGCACTTTGTGGTTTGAAATTTCAATTTTCATAATAAATTAAGCTTCTCAGTATTTTAAATTGCCACATGGCTTTAGCCTGTGGGTTTAGGTTGACCCTAATAATTGGCTTTAGCCAAACAGCTGTCACTTTTTGGCTAAAGCCGAATAAAGTTAAAACAATTAAACCACCGGCTAAAGCCGTTGGCAATTGAATAAAGTCAATCTGATTCACTTCAATTTAACAGCTTAAAGACGATTTCTCTTACTTTAGTTAAACCTAATCTCCTTTTTTAAGGGAATAATTTATTTCACTTGACTGAAGTCAAGTGGCCCGGGATGTTAGTCAAGTGGCCCGGCAAGGTAGTAGAATTCCGTTTTATTAACATACAAAGACTCTAATTGTACCTGACTTAAAGGTTCTTTATTATGCAAATAATCAGTAGTTGTAAAAATAGAATAACCCAAATTGCTGAAAAACCTGAAAATATCTTCCGGCCCGGTATCATAAATATCACTTGCCCCCAATCCGAATTCAAACAAAATAACAGGTTTGTTTTTACGAATAATCGTCTCAGCACCTTTTAATACTCCTAATTCAGCTCCTTCGACATCTATTTTTATTAGATCGATTTTGGTATCAAAAGGAATTATGTCGTCCAATCTTTTCAGCGTAACATTAATTTTCTCAATATTGGGATTCTGAATGTCATAATGCCTTTCTTTTATACCGCTGTAAGCAGGAGCGTTTTTGACAAAATGAAAAGTAGTATTTCCCTCAATATCAGAAAGAGCATAAGGCAAAATATGGTTGAAATGCCCGTATTTTTTTTTCAATTCTGCAAACATATGTGGAATAGGCTCAAATCCGTAATGTCCACCGGAGGGAGCAGCTTTCAGAAAAAGGTCAAAAATTTCTCCTTTGTGACAACCAACATCTATGGCTACTGAATCTTTGGATAGCGTTCCGGCAATGATGATTTTTGTGTGCCGGTCATATCTGAGATTCTGCGTAAGATCCAGCCTCAACCATTGTAATACCTGTCGAATATAGGTTTTCAACCCGGAAAATATCATGTTATATATCCAGTAATAGTGTCATCGGATCCTCCAGTAATTCTTTGACTTTTACGAGGAAAGTAACTGAAGTACTTCCATCTATCAGTCTGTGGTCATACGATAATGCAAGGTACATCATCGGTCTGATTTCCACTTTACCATCAATAGCTACCGGTCTGTCTTTGATAGCGTGCATGCCCAAAATGGCAGATTGCGGTTCGTTGATGATTGGTGTACTGACCAATGACCCAAACACTCCGCCATTCGTAATCGTAAAAGTACCGCCCTTCATTTCATCTAATGTCAACTTTCCGGTTCTTGCTTTTTCTGCAAGTTCCTTTATTTTAAACTCTATGTCATGAAAACCGAGAGAATCTACATTATGAACCGGTGGAACAACCAAGCCATTCGGAGTAGAAACGGCAATTGAAATATCGACATAATCATGGTAAATAATATCACCACCATCTATCATTGCATTTACATCCGGCATTTCCATCAGAACTTTTGCACATGCTTTCGCAAATATGGACATGTAACCCAGTTTGATACCGTATTTTGCTACAAATTTATCCTGATATTTTTTTCTGAGTTCATTTATATTGGTAAGATCCACCTCATTAAAGGTGGTTAGCATTGCGGTTTGATTTTTGGCAGATACCAGCCTGGATGCGATTGTTTTGCGCATTCGGCTCATTTTTTCTACTCTTTGACCCCGATCACCGGAAGGTTTTGTTTTTTGTGATGGCTCAGGTTGTACAGGACTAGCCTGAGCAGCGGGTTTATTTTCTGTGGCTTTGACAGCATCTTCTTTTGTGATTCTGCCATCTTTACCTGTACCTGCTACTGCTGAAGGGTCTATTTCTCCTTCGCGAAGAATTTTTCCTGCTGCCGGAGAAGGATGACCCGATGCATAATTTTCTTTTTGAATGGAGACTGGCGCATCTTCAGCTTTGCTTTCAGCAGTTTTATTAGCGGGGTCTGCTGTTGGGGTTGATTCGGATGCAGTTACAGAAGTATCAATTTTAGCAACCAACGCTCCAATGGAAAGATCATCTCCTTCTTTTGCAACATAGATTAGTTTTCCGGAAGCTTCGGCGGGAAATTCCAGTGTTGCTTTATCTGATTCAAATTCACAGATAGGTTCATCTACTTTAACAAATTCACCATCTTTTTTTAGCCATTGGGATAATGTAACTTCTGTGATAGACTCACCGATAGTAGGCACTTTCATTTCAACGATACTCATAACTTCAATATTTTGGGCAAAAATACGAATGAAATGATGAATTTCACGCATTAAATTCCTAAAACATCTTATTAATTTTGATTTACCTAATTATAAATTTAGATTGGTTTAAAATTTATAAAAAATAAATCACTTGAAATGGAATTATTGTATCAAATCCTTTGTTTCAAGGAAATAACTGACGCCAAATAATTATTAAAAGAATTAATGTTGTAATGATAAAATTTTCTTTTATTTCAACCAAACAAATGCTTTCCTTCATTCAAATGCGAATAAAGAAAATGAGTATTTCATTGGTTTATAGTGTATTATTAATGTTTTACGCGTATAAATCTGAGAAGACACCGGCTTATGCTAAAAGAATCATATTGGGAGCATTGGCGTATGTTTTATCTCCGATAGATGCAATACCTGACCTTACACCTATTCTAGGATTTACGGATGATCTGAGTGTGATAATGATGGGGCTGGTATCAGTGGCTTGTCATATTACAGCAACTGAAAAAGCTAAAGCAAAAGAAAAACTGACGTATTTTTTCAAAAATTATCAGGAGTCTGATCTGGCAGAAGTAGAATCAAAGCTAATTAAGGATTAATATTTCAATCGGGGTCTGGAAATAGCAGGACATTCAATGCCGCCAAAATATCTCATTACCGACACCCCAAAAAAGGCATATTTATCTTTACCTTTTGTATCGCCTCTTTGTCTCCCCTGTTCGCCCAATCCATCAGCTAAAGATCGGTCTGAAAGTGCAACTGCAATTTCACCCCGATTGGTCAACAGCAATGTCTTGTCCGGAAATACGGAACTGACATCGTCGAGGTAATCCGTAAATAATAATCTCGTGCTGATTTCGATATTGATGCTGAAATCTCTGTTGACATCAATCTTAAAACCACCACCGAGCAGGATTCCACCACTGAACAGACTGTATTCACTACCCGGATTTTGTCCTTCTGTACCTAATGGCCTTAATTTATATCTTGTATCTTCAAAAACTGCCGTAGGATTGAAGTGGACTACATTGAATCCAGCCATAAAAAAGGGTGTAAAATTTTCCTTTTTACTGCCATGTACATAATTAAAGAAATTGAACTCCAGTACATTGCTCCAGTCGAAAATAAGGGAAGTGAAACTCAGGTTGCGGTTCCGCTCAAAATTATTTTGTGAAAGTGCATCATCTGCTCCCAATCGGCCTACGTTAAGAGATGTACGGGCAGCTACTCTGGTATTAAAATTATAACGTCCTACGATTCCTCCTGCCGGACCGGGTTTGCGAAGATTCAGAGTAGTATTCAAGTCTCCGTAATAGTTGGCAATACCCAACCAACCACCTACTTCGTAGCCTTTCTGTGCAGTAGAAATCTGTACAATTACAAACACGCAAAATAACAATGGAATAATTCTGTTCAACTTCATAAGTATTATTAACGTGTTGTCTTTAATTTTGGTGTAAAAGTATCATGTTTTTGAAAATTTACTTTACAACACGCAGATTTAAAAAGGTCATTTTATTCAGAATAATTACCGGAAGCTCATTTTCAAATACAACTCTATCTTCTGAAATTTGATTTTCATTCACAAAAACAGTCGACGGCTTAAATGGAAGTCCGTGTAATACTATTTTGTAAATTGAATAACTGGTTTCATAATGGCCTTTTGTTTCCAAAGAAAGCTGGAACTGATCTTGCAATGAAATAGTTCTGAATATTTTAATGTTATAGATTCCTTTTTCGTAATCATAACCATCTCCATCGTCTTCGTACAGAAGACTTTCTGTTTCATTTTGTCCGTAATAACAATGTAAAGTCAATTGTTCAACTTTCACCTGACCCACAAATTGCATCACCGGAAAATGGGGAATAACTGCCCCGCCTCTTATAAAAACCGGAATCTGATCTAATGCGGCACTTGCCTTTATTTCTTTGCCACCTTCAAACATTTCATCATCCCAGTAGCTGTACCATGTCCCTTTCGGAAGATATACATACCTACTGACCACATTGGGTTCCAGTACCGGACATGCCAGAATATGATCACCAAGCAGGAATTCATCTACACGGTAAAGTGTATCGTGATCGTGCTGATCTTCCACAGAAATAGGTCGTATCATAGGCGTACCTTCTGCGACGTACTGATAAAATGTGGAATAAACATAAGGCAAAAGTCTGTATCTCAACTCAATAAACTTCCGAACGATTCCAAGTGCTTCTTCACCGAATGACCAGGGTTCCTGCTCGCCGTGATCACCTGAACTATGTGTTCTGAAAAAAGGATGAAAAACTGCCAGTTGCATCCATCGGACAAACAACTCAGGAGTAGGATGCTCCGTAAATCCTCCGATATCGGTACCGACAAAAGAATATCCGGAAATACTCATTCGCTGACATTGCATATTGGCTACCCAAAGATGCTCCCAGGATGCGATATTGTCTCCGGTCCATGCGGCAGCATATCTTTGAGTACCTGCATAAGCGGATCGGGTAATCACTAAAGGGCGTTGATTCTGATTAAATCTCTTCAATCCTTTATAGGTAGCCTTGGCCATTTGCATACCATATATATTATGTGCTTTGCGATGACTGCAAGGGTGACCGTCATAATCATGTCTGACATCATCCGGAAAAGTTTTGGAATCCACTTCAAATAATGCAGGCTCATTCATATCATTCCAGACGCCTCTGACGCCTGTATCTTCTATCAATTCCTGAAAAAGACCTGACCACCATTTTCGAACTCTTGGATTGGTAAATTCCGGAAAATAACAATCTCCCGGCCAGACTTTTCCTTTCATATATGGGCCGTCTGCACGACGACAGAAAAAATTATTGGCAAGTCCCTCTTTAAATACACTATAATTCGGATCTATTTTAATGCCCGGATCTATGATGACAATCGTCTTGAAGCCATCTTCTTTTAATCTTTTAACCATCGCTTTGGGATCCGGAAATTTATTTTTATCCCAGGTAAAACATCTGAATCCATCCATGTAATCTATGTCCAGATAGAAAGCATCACAAGGGATAGACAAATCCCGTAGTTTTTTTGTGACCTCCATAACCTTGCTCTCAGGGTAGTAACTCCACTTACATTGCTGATATCCCAATGCCCATAAAGGTGGTAAATCCGGAACACCTGTAAGCATAGTATATCTTCTTGTCACGTCAATCAACTCGGGACCATAAATAAAGTAATAATTCATTTCGCCCCCATCTGCCCAGAAACTGGTCACGGCACGTCGTTCACTTCCAAAATCAAAATGCGATTTAAAAGTATTGTCAAAAAATATACCGTAGCCAAAAGATTCCTGAATAGCCGTATAAAAGGGAATACACTTATAAATCGGATCTTCGTATTTTTTAAATCCGTAAGTATCTGTTGCCCAGTTGACCACTCTTCTGCCCCTCAGGTTGAGATGCATGGTTTTGTCTCCCATGCCATAATAGTGCTCTCCCTCCTGAATCACTTTACTCATTTTCACAAAATAACCACCGTCCTTCTGGTTTTCTTCCCAATGGAAACCCTTTTCGTCCCGGCAGATAATTCTGCCTGAAAGATCTGTAAAGCTAATTTTCAGATCAATTTTATTGATATTTATTTTTAATGCGGAAGTTGATATCTCTACAAAAAGGGGTTGGTTTCTGTAAGATAAAGTTTTTACAGTTCCATTAAATCTATTGCTGATACCATATGAGAATTCAGATTCAAAACCTCCCTCCGGTGCATACGTAATCTGCACAATATGATCTGTCCTGACGCGTACCCGCAGGATACATTCAGTTTCAGTGCTTATTAAAAAATCGTTGTTTTCCTTTTTTAATGATTCGAACCTTCCCGGCAACAATTCATTCTGATTCATAAAATCTTATTTTAGTTTTACTTGGTGTAAATTTCACACTAACAAAAACAGGTGCGAAAATACTAAAATGGATAATAGAAAACGGAATGTGTAAGATAAAAAAAGGCAAATTTGATGTACTTTATATCTTCTTAATATTTTTCACCATTCTTACGGCTTCGTCAATAGCTACATTATCCTGATCCAAAAATGTGATTAAAACAAAAAAATTGGTATCAGAATTTGGGTCAATCAAGCCCATCAGAAATACCTTGAGTCCATCTTTATACCCTTCGACGTAGCCCCCTTTAAAGTAATTGAGTTTTATCACATCGACGTCGTCTATTTCTTGCAACTGAAGTGATTCTGCAATCGAAATCGTGTAATCAGTAATATCGCTTTCTGTGACAGTCTCATCTTTGAAAGGGAATATACTGAAATACATACCATCGCCGGCAGCCGAAAATTCTTCAATATTGTTAACTTCTTCTGCGAAGTCATCGGCAAGCATAAACGATAAACCATATTCATCCCAGGTATAATTTTGCTGGGCAACTACAAAGCTTGATGAGAAAACCAAAAGGCAAAATCCAAATAATACACTTTTCATTTTAAAATTCATTTTGACGGTTTGAAAATCAGAAAATCGATGCAATGTAATTCAATTTCTTATGATGAAAAACAGTTTTTTGATAATAAAAAATGGGAATGAGTATATTATGGTAAAAAGTTATTAAATGAGGTGGGTTTGGCTATTGGCTATTAGCGGATAGCTCTTAGTTAGTAGCTTTGCGGTAGTTATCAACCATCAACCTTATCAACCCTATCAACTATCAACCCTATAAACCTTATCAACCCTATAAACCATCTCCCCCTTAATCCAATATCAACTGCTTATAAGGTAATACCGTGTTGAAACCTTTTTCATTAAAATAGCTACTTGTTTCTTCTATTGATTTATCAGAAGTGGCCAGAACAAAATCGCCACCCCATGCGCCGAGAGATTTTACAGTTCCCCAGTAATCTTTGAAATGCGTGTCTTTTACTTTGGCAAATCCGGTGTGTTTATGGATTAGGTCTTCGTGTTGTTCAAGATATGAATCAAAAACTTTCAATGAGTCAGCCGAACGGATATCCTCCGTAATTTTAGTAATGGACTTTACCAAAGTTGACTTGTTTTTGACAGCCTTTAGGTAGTCCTTTATACCTTGTGCAGTACTTTGCTTATTCCCCAGATGAATAAAATAAAGTTGATTTTTGAATTTTGGGTTGAAATCAATCTCGGTGTATGAAACTTCATCCGGAGAATTAATATATTCGATCGGACCATCAGCAAATGCACAGGCAACATCATACCCAGATCCATCATCTGTCTTAAAATATAATAGAAGCGGATTGACTTCTGCCCATTCAGACAATAGATACACTAATGTCGAACTGCTACCCAAGCCCCAATCTAATGGAAATTCAAGTCTTGTCTCTATCTTATATCCATTCCATTGTGAAAGAAACTCTGAATTAAGCCGCACCGCATTTTTCAATAATTTCTGAAGGTAGATAGAAATTTTTTCATCCGTTGTATCGACAGGAGAGAAATCGAATAAAGAAATGACAGATTTAAACCAAATCTTTCCTTTATTATCATAACTTTCCCAGATCAGATCGGCATTTGCTGTTTTTTTGACTTCCATTTTTTGGCCTTGTTTGGTAGGCAAGCCCAATGCTTTGGCTCCATCCAGCACAGCATACTCTCCGGTGAGCAGCAACTTCCCATGACCATAGTATTTCGTTTTGATATGCCTGAGGATTTGATTAATTTAATGGCAAAAGTAAACATTAACATTTAAATAATTAATATTCAAAGAGTTTATTTTTGTATTTAATTAATGCTTAATGTATTACACATTGTTTAATATTGATTTGTAAGAAAACCGACATATTTTAAGCAAAGAAATATTATGTAGGGAAGATCAGGCAACAATCTGTTAAGTTACAAAAACACTTTTAAAACAACATGAATTACAAATGTTGGCGATATTTTAGCTGTTTATCAGTTAGTTACATAATATTTTTATAAAATAATTTCAAAAAAGCTTTTGAGAATAAATAAAGAAACATACCTTTGCAGCCGCTATTAAAAAAGCGATGATTTTAGTAAATTTTTAATATCAAATTCAATAGTAGTGAATACATTAAGTTACAAGACAATTTCTGCCAATAACGCAACTGTTGTACAAAAATGGTATGTTGTAGATGCAGAAGGTGAAATAGTCGGAAGATTAGCCACCCGTATTGCCAGTGTACTGAGAGGAAAACATAAACCTGATTTTACGCCACACGTAGATAACGGAGATTATGTGATCATACTCAATGCAGGTAAAATAAGATTTACCGGTAATAAAACTGATGACAAGGAATATCAAACTTATTCAGGATATCCGGGAGGTCAGAAGAGAAGAACAGCACAGGAAATGCTTGACAAAAGACCAAACATGGTAATGGAGCTTGCAGTGAGAGGAATGTTGCCTAAGACCAAACTTGGAAGATCCATGATTAAGAAATTATTTATTTACGAAGGTGCCACTCATCCTCATGCGGCACAACAACCAGAACCATTTAAATTTTAATTAATATGGAAATGATCAACAGCATTGGCAGAAGAAAGTCTTCAGTAGCCAGAATATATGTAACCAAAGGTAGCGGTATCATTATAATCAACGGAAAAGATTTTAAAGATTACTTTCCTATGCCGAGTGTACAGGCTTCTGTTTTGGATCCGTTAAAGATCTCTGAAGTGGAAGGACAATACAATATCAAAATTACCGTAGATGGCGGTGGATTTAAAGGACAGGCAGAAGCTATCAGAATGGCTATCTCCAGAGCACTCGTGAAAATTAACGAAGATTACAAAAAAGGTCTCAAAGAGAGAAAATATCTTACAAGAGATCCTAGAGAAGTGGAAAGAAAGAAATTCGGAAAGCCAAAGGCGAGAAAGAGTTTCCAATTCTCCAAGCGTTAATTTTTTATCAGAATTTTTTTATTAAAGTAAAATTGTAGAAAAAATGAATAAACCCACATATAACGAGATGTTGGACGCTGGTGTTCACTATGGTCACCTGAAGAGAAAATGGAATCCTAAAATGCTTCCTTACATCTTTATGGAAAGAAAAGGTATTCATATTATAGATCTCAACCGGACAGCAGAATGTCTCGACAGAGCCGCCTATGCTATGAAGCAAATGGCTAAATCCGGTAAAAAGATCCTTTTTGTTGCGACTAAAAAGCAAGCGAAAGATATAGTTGCCAATGCTGCCAGAAGTGCTGAAATGCCATTTGTAACTGAAAGATGGCTGGGAGGTATGATGACCAACTTTGCTACTATCCGTAAGTCAGTAAAGAAGATGAACAGTATTGAAAAAATACTGACTGACCCTGCCGTATCAATCACTAAAAAGGAAAGATTGACTCTTGCAAGAGAGAAAGAAAAACTTGAAAGAGTATTAGGTGGTATTGCGAATCTGAACAGACTTCCAAGTGCAGTTTTTATGGTAGATATTCACCACGAACATATTGCACTTGCAGAAGCTAAAAGATTGGGCATGAAGACCTTTGCAATGGTTGATACCAATTCAGATCCGAATAAAGTGGACTTTCCGATTCCTGCAAATGATGATGCATCCAAATCTGTAAAATTAATCACGGATTATGTGATCAGTGCCATCAAAGAAGGTCTTGAAGAAAGAAGACTGACCAAGGACGAGAATAAAGAAGATTAATTTTTGGTAAACAAATTAGAATCATTTTTAAAATTATAATATGAGTGAAGTAAATATTTCAGCATCCGCAGTTAAAGATCTGAGAGATCAAACGGGTGCAGGTATGATGGATTGTAAAAAAGCGTTGGTAGAAGCTGCCGGTGATTTTGAAAAAGCAATTGAATTGTTGAGACTTCGTGGTCAAAAAATGTCTGAGAAACGTGCCGACAGAGATGCAAAAGAAGGTGTGGTTATAGCTGCCGTTAATGCAGGTAATACAAAAGGAGTAATTGTAAGATTAAGCTCTGAAACAGATTTTGTTGCTAAGAATGAGGATTTTATAAATCTTACAAAGGAAATAGCAAATCTTGCATTAAACAATTATCCAGATGACAAAGAGTCTCTTTATAAATTAGAACTCAATGGCGTTAACCTCGAAACCGTTATGGCTGAGCAGGTTGCAAAAATTGGTGAGAAAATTGAAATAGCCGACTATCAGAAACTGGAGGCGCCGTTAGTAGCTTCTTATATACATATGGGTAATAAAGCCGGTGTGCTTGTAGGATTAAATCTGGCTGATGCCAAATACATCGACG
The genomic region above belongs to Saprospiraceae bacterium and contains:
- the meaB gene encoding methylmalonyl Co-A mutase-associated GTPase MeaB; its protein translation is MSQENSSHISSGFNPEYTPKRLGNKDLDYYINGLQNGNKYILSEAITLAESQNEQKKKMAALILDWAFETTHKETILNQTIRIGITGTPGVGKSTFIETFGQFILSNGYRLAVLAIDPSSQQTKGSILGDKTRMESLSVSENVYIRPTPTGNTLGGTAAATKDAILLCEATGFNITIIETVGVGQSETEVNNMSDLSVLLLQPGAGDEIQGIKRGIVETADIFVINKSDGHHLELAKQTKASYTNALQLFHHPIAEWHQPVLLASALEGKGLEEVYDTIMLYLEESKKSGYFVQKRKQQESRWFSRQVIHLLEQYIFGNVLIRDTYNQLLNDISHSKISTSSALRKISRIIESELEKGQ
- a CDS encoding FkbM family methyltransferase; amino-acid sequence: MKTYIRQVLQWLRLDLTQNLRYDRHTKIIIAGTLSKDSVAIDVGCHKGEIFDLFLKAAPSGGHYGFEPIPHMFAELKKKYGHFNHILPYALSDIEGNTTFHFVKNAPAYSGIKERHYDIQNPNIEKINVTLKRLDDIIPFDTKIDLIKIDVEGAELGVLKGAETIIRKNKPVILFEFGLGASDIYDTGPEDIFRFFSNLGYSIFTTTDYLHNKEPLSQVQLESLYVNKTEFYYLAGPLD
- the odhB gene encoding 2-oxoglutarate dehydrogenase complex dihydrolipoyllysine-residue succinyltransferase, producing MSIVEMKVPTIGESITEVTLSQWLKKDGEFVKVDEPICEFESDKATLEFPAEASGKLIYVAKEGDDLSIGALVAKIDTSVTASESTPTADPANKTAESKAEDAPVSIQKENYASGHPSPAAGKILREGEIDPSAVAGTGKDGRITKEDAVKATENKPAAQASPVQPEPSQKTKPSGDRGQRVEKMSRMRKTIASRLVSAKNQTAMLTTFNEVDLTNINELRKKYQDKFVAKYGIKLGYMSIFAKACAKVLMEMPDVNAMIDGGDIIYHDYVDISIAVSTPNGLVVPPVHNVDSLGFHDIEFKIKELAEKARTGKLTLDEMKGGTFTITNGGVFGSLVSTPIINEPQSAILGMHAIKDRPVAIDGKVEIRPMMYLALSYDHRLIDGSTSVTFLVKVKELLEDPMTLLLDI
- a CDS encoding DUF1232 domain-containing protein produces the protein MIKFSFISTKQMLSFIQMRIKKMSISLVYSVLLMFYAYKSEKTPAYAKRIILGALAYVLSPIDAIPDLTPILGFTDDLSVIMMGLVSVACHITATEKAKAKEKLTYFFKNYQESDLAEVESKLIKD
- a CDS encoding glycoside hydrolase family 31 protein, with the translated sequence MNQNELLPGRFESLKKENNDFLISTETECILRVRVRTDHIVQITYAPEGGFESEFSYGISNRFNGTVKTLSYRNQPLFVEISTSALKININKIDLKISFTDLSGRIICRDEKGFHWEENQKDGGYFVKMSKVIQEGEHYYGMGDKTMHLNLRGRRVVNWATDTYGFKKYEDPIYKCIPFYTAIQESFGYGIFFDNTFKSHFDFGSERRAVTSFWADGGEMNYYFIYGPELIDVTRRYTMLTGVPDLPPLWALGYQQCKWSYYPESKVMEVTKKLRDLSIPCDAFYLDIDYMDGFRCFTWDKNKFPDPKAMVKRLKEDGFKTIVIIDPGIKIDPNYSVFKEGLANNFFCRRADGPYMKGKVWPGDCYFPEFTNPRVRKWWSGLFQELIEDTGVRGVWNDMNEPALFEVDSKTFPDDVRHDYDGHPCSHRKAHNIYGMQMAKATYKGLKRFNQNQRPLVITRSAYAGTQRYAAAWTGDNIASWEHLWVANMQCQRMSISGYSFVGTDIGGFTEHPTPELFVRWMQLAVFHPFFRTHSSGDHGEQEPWSFGEEALGIVRKFIELRYRLLPYVYSTFYQYVAEGTPMIRPISVEDQHDHDTLYRVDEFLLGDHILACPVLEPNVVSRYVYLPKGTWYSYWDDEMFEGGKEIKASAALDQIPVFIRGGAVIPHFPVMQFVGQVKVEQLTLHCYYGQNETESLLYEDDGDGYDYEKGIYNIKIFRTISLQDQFQLSLETKGHYETSYSIYKIVLHGLPFKPSTVFVNENQISEDRVVFENELPVIILNKMTFLNLRVVK
- a CDS encoding GHMP kinase, whose protein sequence is MLLTGEYAVLDGAKALGLPTKQGQKMEVKKTANADLIWESYDNKGKIWFKSVISLFDFSPVDTTDEKISIYLQKLLKNAVRLNSEFLSQWNGYKIETRLEFPLDWGLGSSSTLVYLLSEWAEVNPLLLYFKTDDGSGYDVACAFADGPIEYINSPDEVSYTEIDFNPKFKNQLYFIHLGNKQSTAQGIKDYLKAVKNKSTLVKSITKITEDIRSADSLKVFDSYLEQHEDLIHKHTGFAKVKDTHFKDYWGTVKSLGAWGGDFVLATSDKSIEETSSYFNEKGFNTVLPYKQLILD
- the rplM gene encoding 50S ribosomal protein L13, which gives rise to MNTLSYKTISANNATVVQKWYVVDAEGEIVGRLATRIASVLRGKHKPDFTPHVDNGDYVIILNAGKIRFTGNKTDDKEYQTYSGYPGGQKRRTAQEMLDKRPNMVMELAVRGMLPKTKLGRSMIKKLFIYEGATHPHAAQQPEPFKF
- the rpsI gene encoding 30S ribosomal protein S9, producing the protein MEMINSIGRRKSSVARIYVTKGSGIIIINGKDFKDYFPMPSVQASVLDPLKISEVEGQYNIKITVDGGGFKGQAEAIRMAISRALVKINEDYKKGLKERKYLTRDPREVERKKFGKPKARKSFQFSKR
- the rpsB gene encoding 30S ribosomal protein S2, which produces MNKPTYNEMLDAGVHYGHLKRKWNPKMLPYIFMERKGIHIIDLNRTAECLDRAAYAMKQMAKSGKKILFVATKKQAKDIVANAARSAEMPFVTERWLGGMMTNFATIRKSVKKMNSIEKILTDPAVSITKKERLTLAREKEKLERVLGGIANLNRLPSAVFMVDIHHEHIALAEAKRLGMKTFAMVDTNSDPNKVDFPIPANDDASKSVKLITDYVISAIKEGLEERRLTKDENKED